Genomic segment of Peribacillus frigoritolerans:
ATCCAAGTCCGTCACTGTAATCAAGGAAGACTTTATCCGGAAGATGCTTTTTAGACTCACTTGATATTAAGATGGGGACCCCATCAATTATGAATCTCTCATCATCTTCGTTCTTATTATCAATTTTCAATTCATGTTCAACATAAATCGAACAGCTCCCAACATAAATGGCTTCGATACGAACACCTTCATTCTCTTTATAATTCATTTTTAATAGTTGTTCAATCGCTGCTTCTTTAATCTCAATATTCATAAAACCCGCTCCCATATTATTTTTTATCTATACAATCCTCTATTTATTCGTATACCCAATTGTTTATAAGTTAATGTGTATAAGAAAGACAAGTTGGGATAGTATATTTCCTTAATGGAAAACCTTGGCTTTATTGTCGAAATTTACTTAATGCAACTTTTCCTAGTTTTGTGTACATAAGCAACCTGATAAACAGCCTGCTCCCGGATTTCCCAGTCTGTAACTTCATTCATAAAACAGCATTCTTCGCAATGATCATCCTATCGGCTTTGCTTTCATGGGCCATTTTTTGTTTAATTCAGTTATAAAAGTCTTGACATTCTTTTTATCTTCCATAATTGGGGAATATACGTACGAAAGTGTCCTGTTAAAGGATTCATTTTTTACCTGAATAATAGAAAGGATTTTATTTTGTACATCCCTTTCAATTACACTTCGGGAAAGCAGAGCCAGCCCTAAGCCGTTTTTTATAAGTGTTTCTTTAATTCCTTGATTACTGCTTATCGTGAGTATCGATTTGATTTTCAATCCATTGGAACGAATGACATGGTTAAGGTATTCACGTGTACCAGATCCAACTTCCCTCGTTACCCATGCTTGGTCATGTAAATCAGTAATCTCCACTTCGTCTTTATTAGCGAGTTCATGATTGTTAGATGACACAATGAATAGTTCATCTTGCATGAATGGGTGAACAGAAAGCTCTTTTTCGTTAGTTTGACCTTCGATTAAACCAATATCCACTTTGTATAGCCGAACGGCTTGAACGATTTCTTCCGTGTTTCCAATTACGACTTGAAGTTCAAGTTCAGGATAATCCTCTTGAAGGTCGATGAGTAAAGAAGGAAGGATATACTCTCCTATTGTAAAACTTGCACCTATCTTTAATTCGCCTTTGATGGACCTATCGTGTTCCTGTATGTCTTGTCTGGTCTGTTCATAGATTGTGATCATTTGCTTGGCCCGGTCGTAAAGAATTTCTCCCGTTAAGGTGACTTTCAAAAATTTAGGAGAACGGAGAAATAATTTGGTTTGGAACTCTTCTTCTAATTTTTTGATATGTAAACTAACACTTGGTTGCGACATAAGAAGAATTTCTGCTGTTTTTGTAAAATTTTTGACTTCCACAAGGGTCACAAATGTTTTTAGAGCATCATAGTACATAGAAATTTCTCCTTATTATTAATATTCTTAATAGTTATAATAAATTATATATATTTTACTAATGATGTGCCTTCCAGTAAAGTTTTAATGAGAAACTTATTTTAGGAAGAGTATAGGCTGGGGAAAGCTATTGTTCTTTTTATTTGTTGCGTGCTATGAACCTATAAAACTGTATTTATCATTTTTTTTGCAGTTAAAACCGACTTGGTCTATAGGAGTAAACGAGTTAATTAATTTATGGATCGAAATAAAATATTTAAACCCACTCGTTATACATAATAATCAACTAAGATAAGTTAATATCCTTTGTGAGGTGGAAATCGTGCAACTTCAGGTAAGTAACAGTCCCTTTAATCAAGAGCAGGCAGAGCTCCTTAACAGCCTGCTGCCAAGCTTGACTGAAACACAAAAAATTTGGTTGAGCGGTTATCTGACTGCAACTTTGTCAGTTTCGAACACAAGTTCAGCCGACGCCCCGGTAATGGAAGCTCAAAGCGGCGGGAAGACAATATCAAAAGAGGTGACCATCCTGTATGGTTCACAGACGGGCAATGCTCAAGGGCTGGCAGAAAATGCGGCGAGTAAGCTTGAGGGTAATGGCTTTCAGGTTACCATTTCATCCATGAGTGACTTTAAAGTCAACAATTTGAAAAAAATCGAAAATCTTCTGATTGCCGTTAGCACGCATGGAGAAGGTGATCCGCCGGATAATACATTGTCCTTCCATGAGTACCTTCATGGCAGGAGGGCACCAAGCCTTGAAGGTCTCCGCTTTTCGGTATTGGCGCTTGGGGACAGCTCATATGAGTTTTTCTGTGAAACGGGAAAACAATTCGATAAACGCTTGGAGGAACTTGGAGGAACACGGTTATTTCCGAGAATGGACTGTGACCTTGATTATGATGAGCCTGCTAGCGAATGGCTGGAAGGAGTACTTTCCAGTTTAAGTGAAGGGGAAGTCAGTTCAATTGCTGCAGTTCCCGCAGCGAAAGCCTCAGTAAGTGAACAAACGTATTCGAGAACAAATCCGTTTAAAGCGGAAGTGTTGGAAAATATAAATTTGAACGGCCGTGGGTCCAATAAAGAGACACATCATCTTGAGTTATCTCTTGAGGGCTCAGGTCTTACATTCGAACCTGGTGACAGCCTTGGTGTTTATCCGGTAAATGATTCGGATTTAGTGGATATGCTTCTTACGGAACTCAATTGGGACCCTGAAGAAACCGTGAAGGTCAATAAGCAGGGAGAACTTCGTCAGCTTAGGGAATCGCTCATCTCTGACTTTGAAATAACGGTATTGACAAAATCGCTCATTGAACAAGCGGCACAGCTTTCAGGTAACGAGGATTTAAAGGAGCTTTTAAAGCCTGGTAATGAAGAAAGATTAAAAGAATATCGTGAAGGCCGTGATTTGCTTGATTTTGTCCGTGATTTTGGCTCATGGGGTGAATCGGCGCAAGAGTTCGTATCAATACTCCGGAAAATGCCAGCCCGTCTATATTCGATTGCGAATAGCTTATCCGCATATCCGGATGAAGTGCATTTGACAATCGGAGCTGTCCGGTATGAAAGTCACGGACGGGAAAGAAACGGTGTCTGCTCCATTTTATGTGCGGACAGATTACAGCCAGGGGACACGCTGCCCGTTTACATTCAGCATAACCAGAACTTCAAGCAGCCGGAGAACCCAGACACTCCAATTATCATGGTTGGACCGGGAACGGGCATTGCTCCGTTCAGATCCTTTATCCAGGATCGCGAAGAATCTGAAGCGAAAGGGAAAACGTGGCTCTTTTTCGGAGATCAGCATTTCGTGACGGATTTTCTTTATCAGACTGAATGGCAAAAGTGGTTGAAAACAGGTGTACTTACGAAAATGGATGTTGCCTTTTCACGAGATACTGATGAAAAAGTGTATGTTCAAAACCGGATGCGCGAGCACAGCGGGGAATTATACGAATGGCTTCAAGAAGGGGCAGCTTTATACATTTGCGGTGACGAGAAAAACATGGCACATGATGTCCATAATACGCTTATTGAGATCATTGAAAAAGAAGGCAATATGAGCCATGCTGATGCGCAGGCTTATCTTGAAGAAATGCAACAGAATAAACGCTATCAACGTGATGTGTACTGAAATTTGGATGAAAAGGAGATAACAACATGGTGAAAACACTATTAAAAGCACCAGTAGGCCCGCCAAGTGATGTTGAGCAAATTAAAGAAAAAAGCGATTATTTGCGAGGTACACTTGGAAAAGTGATGCAGGATCGGATCAGCGCCGGTATTCCGGATGATGACAACCGATTAATGAAACATCACGGCAGCTATTTGCAGGATGACCGGGATCTACGCAATGAGCGTCAAAAACAAAAACTGGAGCCTGCCTATCAGTTTATGTTGCGTGTCCGCATGGCCGGCGGGGTAGCACAGCCTTCTCAATGGCTTGTTATGGATGACCTCGCTCAGAAATACGGTAACGGAACTTTGAAATTGACAACAAGACAGACGTTTCAAATGCATGGTATTTTAAAATGGAATATGAAAAAAACCATTCAGGAAATCCATGCTTCCATGCTGGATACAATCGCTGCATGCGGAGATGTAAACCGGAACGTAATGTGCAATTCGATTCCATATCAATCCGAAATCCATTCTGAAGTATATGAATGGTCGAAAAAATTGAGTGATTATCTATTGCCGCGTACGAGGGCGTACCATGAAATCTGGCTGGATGAAGAAAAAGTGGTTGGTACTCCTGAAGTGGAGGAAGTCGAACCAATGTACGGAAAGCTTTATTTGCCAAGGAAGTTTAAAATAGGCATTGCCGTACCTCCATCCAATGACATTGATGTTTACTCCCAGGATCTTGGCTTCATAGCAATTGTTGAAAATGGTAAACTCGTTGGTTTTAATGTGGCGATCGGCGGCGGAATGGGAATGACCCACGGTGACAAGGCGACATATCCCCAACTAGCAAAGGTAATCGGCTTTTGCCAACCAGAAAAAATACTGGATGTGGCTGAAAAAATCATTACGATTCAGCGAGATTACGGGAACCGATCCGTACGGAAAAATGCCCGGTTCAAGTATACGGTAGACCGGCTTGGGCTCCAAGCGGTAAAGGATGAACTGGAAAATCGTTTAGGCTGGAAGCTGGAGGAAGAGAGAACTTATCATTTCGATAATAATGGTGACCGCTATGGATGGGTAAAAGGGATGCAAGGAAAATGGCATTTTACACTATTTGTCGAGGGTGGCCGAATTGCCGATATCAATGATTACAAGCTGATGACCGGTTTGCGCGAAATCGCAAAGATCCATACGGGTGATTTCCGGTTGACGGCCAATCAAAACCTTATCATTGCAGATGTGTCAAGCCAGAAAAGGAAACAGATCATAGAATTGCTTGAAACATACGGTTTAACGGATGGTGCGCATCATTCTGCGCTCCGACGCAGCTCGATTGCATGTGTGGCTCTTCCAACATGCGGGTTGGCAATGGCCGAAGCAGAGCGTTATTTGCCGGTTCTGCTTGATAAAATCGAGACCATCGTTGATGAAAACGGCCTGAGGAACGAAGAAATCACGATTCGCATGACCGGTTGTCCGAATGGATGTGCCCGGCATGCACTCGGGGAAATTGGTTTTATCGGTAAGGCACCTGGCAAATATAATATGTATCTCGGTGCTGCATTCGACGGAAGCCGATTAAGTAAAATGTATCGTGAAAACATCGGTGAAGAAGAGATATTAAAAGAGCTGCGTGTACTTCTTTCCCGTTATGCAAAAGAACGTCAGCAAGGAGAGCATTTCGGCGACTTTGTCATCAATGCTGGCATTGTCAAAGAAGTGACGGATGGAACGAATTTTCATGATTGATTAAAACAAACGAGAGACAGGAATAACTTCCTGTCTCTTTTGGTATTCAAAGGTTTTCCGGAGTGCCTAGAACACCGATATGTTGAATCATGACCATACACATCTATAGTCTATTTATTTGAGTTGCTGTTATTTTTATAGGATACTTCTGCTTCAATCTCAATGAGAAAGTCCTGCGAAACCAAGCTTTCAACGCCTACAGTTGAACGAGCTGTTTTCACTGGATTTTCTTTTGTATTAAAGAACAGAGCATAGGCATCGAACCAACCTTGATAGTCTGGTGCATCTCCTTTGTTCGGATCTGGCGCGACATACACACGCAGATAGGTTACATCAGCAAGGGAAAGTCCTTTTGTTTTCAGATCTGCTCCTAATTTCTCTAAAATCCCGATTGCCTGCTTTTCTGTATTGCCATATCTCTCATAAGTGGTTTTTCCATCCTTGTTTAAAAGAGGAGCTACTGTTCCGCTATACAATATCCGGTTATAACTTTGAGGTACAGCAACTGAACTGGAAATCTCAGAAGTTGGAGACCCAAAGAAGGTCACCTTATCTGATTTCAATTCATCTTGTTCGTTTTCTGCGGAAGCAAAAGAGAATCCTGCGATTAAACTTATACCTAATACTGAGGCAGCGATGATCGATTTCATAGGTGTTTTCATAAAGTCAGCTCCTTTTTATTTATGAAACATTAGTAGGCAAATAACTCTGTTTTATCCTGCTATAGAAGGGGCTTTACCTGAGATGTTCACCAGCAACCTTGTGGCTAATTTAATATATGATAGTAGTTTTTACGATCGAAGCAGAATTTCTAAATGGCCTATCGACAATTCATTCTGAGACCCCGGTTTGAATGATATTAACTTTGGTTTCTACATTAATGTCCATTTTCGGATAAATCTTTTTCCAATGTTCATAGGTCAGTTTTTTATTTTTGGCGTGATATTTTTCCTTAAGGCCAATCGGATCAAGGGATTTTTTCTGAAGATCTTTAATAAGTCGGTTTGCTTGCTTGGTTAAATCAGCTTCCATTTCCTTTTCAATTTTCTTTATCATCTTTCTATTGGTTAGGTTTTCACTGCGCATGGATTCCTTGATTTGTCCTTTAATTTTGATCTTAATCGTGATAGAGGGATTTTTCTCTGAGCTTGCTACCTCATAACTTGAACCGCTTCGGATACTTTCCACTACGATATCGCTTTCTTTCTTATCTTTTAATTTGAATTTGTATAATCCCCGCCTATGATGCTGAACTAATGTCTTGAAAATGAACATATCATCGGTTCGAACTTTCGTGACCATCTTATTTTCATGAAATAGGGCCACTCCAGAAACAGCAACTTCATTATTAATTAATTTAATTAAAGGAAGATACGAATCGCCGCCAGTTTCTAGAGCGTTTCCTAAAAAAAGATGGAGGTTAGTATCGGGTCCGTTCCCCGTTTCATTTTGTTGATTAATCAAATCCGATAAAAAGATTCCAATATTCACATTCGTATTTGGTGGTTTCGTATTTATGACATTCTTGACCTTTCCTTCAACGATGGCCAAAATGACCCTGTTTCCAAGTTGCGGCTCACGGTAGAGATAATCGGTCAGTTCTGTCATTCCGATTTCACGAACCATTTTCTCGCTGAATAAAATGATGCGTGTCTGTCCAAGCAATACCGGCTTATCCGCTTTTTTGGAAACGACAGCCTGAACATCACTCGTTGTCGTCGATGTTCCAGTTAAGATTTGATATTTACCCATCTTGTCCTGTTGGA
This window contains:
- a CDS encoding iron-sulfur cluster biosynthesis family protein; its protein translation is MNIEIKEAAIEQLLKMNYKENEGVRIEAIYVGSCSIYVEHELKIDNKNEDDERFIIDGVPILISSESKKHLPDKVFLDYSDGLGYKLYSEDETLRYNLQLNRVN
- a CDS encoding LysR family transcriptional regulator; this translates as MYYDALKTFVTLVEVKNFTKTAEILLMSQPSVSLHIKKLEEEFQTKLFLRSPKFLKVTLTGEILYDRAKQMITIYEQTRQDIQEHDRSIKGELKIGASFTIGEYILPSLLIDLQEDYPELELQVVIGNTEEIVQAVRLYKVDIGLIEGQTNEKELSVHPFMQDELFIVSSNNHELANKDEVEITDLHDQAWVTREVGSGTREYLNHVIRSNGLKIKSILTISSNQGIKETLIKNGLGLALLSRSVIERDVQNKILSIIQVKNESFNRTLSYVYSPIMEDKKNVKTFITELNKKWPMKAKPIG
- a CDS encoding assimilatory sulfite reductase (NADPH) flavoprotein subunit, whose product is MQLQVSNSPFNQEQAELLNSLLPSLTETQKIWLSGYLTATLSVSNTSSADAPVMEAQSGGKTISKEVTILYGSQTGNAQGLAENAASKLEGNGFQVTISSMSDFKVNNLKKIENLLIAVSTHGEGDPPDNTLSFHEYLHGRRAPSLEGLRFSVLALGDSSYEFFCETGKQFDKRLEELGGTRLFPRMDCDLDYDEPASEWLEGVLSSLSEGEVSSIAAVPAAKASVSEQTYSRTNPFKAEVLENINLNGRGSNKETHHLELSLEGSGLTFEPGDSLGVYPVNDSDLVDMLLTELNWDPEETVKVNKQGELRQLRESLISDFEITVLTKSLIEQAAQLSGNEDLKELLKPGNEERLKEYREGRDLLDFVRDFGSWGESAQEFVSILRKMPARLYSIANSLSAYPDEVHLTIGAVRYESHGRERNGVCSILCADRLQPGDTLPVYIQHNQNFKQPENPDTPIIMVGPGTGIAPFRSFIQDREESEAKGKTWLFFGDQHFVTDFLYQTEWQKWLKTGVLTKMDVAFSRDTDEKVYVQNRMREHSGELYEWLQEGAALYICGDEKNMAHDVHNTLIEIIEKEGNMSHADAQAYLEEMQQNKRYQRDVY
- the cysI gene encoding assimilatory sulfite reductase (NADPH) hemoprotein subunit; this encodes MVKTLLKAPVGPPSDVEQIKEKSDYLRGTLGKVMQDRISAGIPDDDNRLMKHHGSYLQDDRDLRNERQKQKLEPAYQFMLRVRMAGGVAQPSQWLVMDDLAQKYGNGTLKLTTRQTFQMHGILKWNMKKTIQEIHASMLDTIAACGDVNRNVMCNSIPYQSEIHSEVYEWSKKLSDYLLPRTRAYHEIWLDEEKVVGTPEVEEVEPMYGKLYLPRKFKIGIAVPPSNDIDVYSQDLGFIAIVENGKLVGFNVAIGGGMGMTHGDKATYPQLAKVIGFCQPEKILDVAEKIITIQRDYGNRSVRKNARFKYTVDRLGLQAVKDELENRLGWKLEEERTYHFDNNGDRYGWVKGMQGKWHFTLFVEGGRIADINDYKLMTGLREIAKIHTGDFRLTANQNLIIADVSSQKRKQIIELLETYGLTDGAHHSALRRSSIACVALPTCGLAMAEAERYLPVLLDKIETIVDENGLRNEEITIRMTGCPNGCARHALGEIGFIGKAPGKYNMYLGAAFDGSRLSKMYRENIGEEEILKELRVLLSRYAKERQQGEHFGDFVINAGIVKEVTDGTNFHD
- a CDS encoding Rid family hydrolase, with the protein product MKTPMKSIIAASVLGISLIAGFSFASAENEQDELKSDKVTFFGSPTSEISSSVAVPQSYNRILYSGTVAPLLNKDGKTTYERYGNTEKQAIGILEKLGADLKTKGLSLADVTYLRVYVAPDPNKGDAPDYQGWFDAYALFFNTKENPVKTARSTVGVESLVSQDFLIEIEAEVSYKNNSNSNK
- a CDS encoding Ger(x)C family spore germination protein yields the protein MRKLFLVILAFPLLCSCAEPRVVDEVNMSQAIGYDILKNDNVEGMFVIPIFQQDKMGKYQILTGTSTTTSDVQAVVSKKADKPVLLGQTRIILFSEKMVREIGMTELTDYLYREPQLGNRVILAIVEGKVKNVINTKPPNTNVNIGIFLSDLINQQNETGNGPDTNLHLFLGNALETGGDSYLPLIKLINNEVAVSGVALFHENKMVTKVRTDDMFIFKTLVQHHRRGLYKFKLKDKKESDIVVESIRSGSSYEVASSEKNPSITIKIKIKGQIKESMRSENLTNRKMIKKIEKEMEADLTKQANRLIKDLQKKSLDPIGLKEKYHAKNKKLTYEHWKKIYPKMDINVETKVNIIQTGVSE